tacacaaatatattttacgtTTCCGTTCaaaatgcacattttgtttacatgttatatCACATGAGTTGAACAGACTGTTTTACCTCACAGAAAACTTTCCACGGGGAAATTTGGGTTGAAACGCCGTGAATTTTACATCATATGTcttcatttatttacttataaTACATCTGTactgaaaatctttaaaacatcgTCACAAGCTCCGTAAAGTGAAGAAGTGTGGCTTGTTTATATACAAGTCTAGTTTAAAACcaaagatttctaaacttatcgAAAACAATCTACTACAAATAGATACTGGATCAACTTAAATTGATGGgttaaaatgattgaatatatCGCCGAAGCACTATGCTGAAAAATGAAATGGGGAAACCTGTTAAAACAATTTGTGTTTGCAATTGTTTACACCATAAAAAACAAGAAGGAATTATTGGCCAATCATTGCAGTTATTAAGTTTTagtcctgatacagagtttaACGTCACAACTGGGAATTGGTGCATAAATTGTCAATAACGCGTAAACAGGTAAGAGAGGGCAGGTATAAAATCGGCCAATTAAAACGCTTCTTTTATAAACTACAACCCATTATCAATTAGATATTGTCGTCATTCAACCCTGTATCTGCCGAAATGTATACTCTCAAGCCAGATTTGCGATGAAAACGTCAAAAAGTTAGAAAACAATATGGAAATGACAGATACATGAACAATCACActcattcatttatattaaactTGGTCAGTTGGATATATGATGAAATCTCGGTTGTAAGGATATTATATCGCATATTTCTACATACCTCCTATCTTTCCACTTTTTTCATACTTCTACATACCTcctctatttattttttttgaataatagagctcgaatttttttttacattttaaataatttcgtgTATCattcaagaaaatgaaaataaacgtACTACGACATccttcaaatacatgtaagtataacTTGCCATGGGCAACAAAAAGAATACATTACAGATAAGGGCCTTAACCATGCATTGtccaaatatttaaattttattatataaatgggTAACAAAACCATTGACACTTGACAAATAGGCATGTATCACTGAATGAATCTTTACTAATGAAGAAAACGTATATTGAATGGGTATAAATTCAAgtctttttaaagatattttgtattttttaaaattgaaaagaatgaaCTTAACTATCCAACCAAAAAAAAGGCTTTTACAGTCTCAAACTCAAGTTCAATTTAACCCTAAACGAGCTTATTACAGGTGTGACGcctaatattaataaaataatcaaaataccaaTTTCCCCTTTTCCACATACTCTACACATCATTATGTCTCATAGTATTTCAGTAAAACTGGTAtattagtatatacatgtaattgctgATAAACCCCAGTGACATGTCAATTAGAAGGTCTATCAAACTATCAATTATACAATACCTTAGCTAGGATACATgaattctaaaataaaacattttgataaaagtATATATTAACTCTAATATAGTATCATGATTTAATAGAAAAAACAAATAACCTGAATGAAAAATGTGCAGGGGCAGCTTAGGGGTTTAAAGATCTGTATGATCTCCTTGGTCGACAGAGTATGTCCATCGTGGAAGAACAGTTGATGCACCATTTCTTTCTTGAATCTTTCTTTACTTGTGCCCTCTGATGGTTTTTCCTGATCAGAACTGTTTTCTTTTGTGATTACTGGTACTTCTTGTCCATGTGTACTTATTATCAGCACAAAAAAACCAGGCTCCAGATTAACACACCAATTTTTTGCTGCAATTtcgaaataattgaaaatgtcatttatataaataaaaatgttgtaatCAAAGACACATGCTTGTATatcttaatgataaaaaattcaattaattttaccTTTCTGCAAAACATTTTCAGCTGCTTTTTTCGTTGGGTTagtcaattttttaacataacaaCCTAGCCCCTCAAAAGcacctttgatttttttaaactctgcAATTGAAGCATGTCTGTTCTCCATTTGAACATTTTCATCCTCTGGATCAAATTCAAGTTCAACAATATACAGACAGACACCAGGCTTCTTATCCTGTAGGTCTTTGTATTTACTTGATGTGACAGGAACGGTGGAACTAGCAAAGTaaaggaattatttttaatactGAAATCACTTTGAGTTTCCGAAAATGCTACAAGATAGATAGGCAATAATGTGTCTAATTGAGTCCTTATATTACAACATAAAAACTCATTCAACTATTTTCAGTACTATGATTAAGGGGTTGGCCTATTTCcgcaataaatattttcaagaatTCATATGAGCCTAGTCAAAATATAGCTCTATGAAAtgcatctacatgtatcattttttaatttaacaagaATATCGTGTATGCCCTTTTAGATTATTAGTTATTATATAAcctacatttacattttttcagcTAAGTCTTTGTGATAACACTTCGaattcattttgaaatgtaTGGTATGATTGCTGCAAGTTATATAAGTATATGTaattataaggaatcattctttgaatataatgagGTGATCAATTACAGTCGGATATCAACTCTATCATAAAGCCCATTTGGGCTTTAAAACCTGATAATTTATATAgaatttttgtatgtttttcctttttaaagcgctaagcatagctcagcgctttattgtcgttagacttctatttccggtgcaaggaataactgccctctatgagcagaaatatacatcatttaaactggtaagaggtatagggaaccagttatctgggtgacggaaatggccgagtagatacgattggtttgcAGAGCTTACGAACATCAGCAAgggatgctacgcagtgatgaaaaaaatatcgtgcgtattcagaagctaaaatatagaaaaataaaatcgattctttgcaagaaaatgtcaaaaactgtgataaattactgttcaaaaggtataatttgtgattttaacatatctttttgcGAATTCGTAGTTTTGTTATATTACTGCGAATGAATACATCGAACACATCATCTTCAGAAAGTAACATATACttaaagaaatctggccttcgatactttaaattgatattcattaaacataaaccaaaatttcaataaggctcatttccgcctacgcttgcacacagtaaattttcttagaaccaagctaggttagcgcttttcagtactttcagtactttgatttatgataaattcCTGTATTTAGTTTGTCCCAagatgctgcacatttggacgatttttaatttaaaaaaaaatacttgtaaaaGATCTAGAAATGCCATTGAGATCGATAAAAGGGAGGTTTTCCAAGATAACTCCATtaacacattatcatttttgcctcgtaaaaattcacaggaacgaaaacagattgcCTACAGACATTTATAATTTGGAATGTTGAAATCTTTTCTCCATTATGAAGTCACTTCAACGTTATCATCGGGGCATCTTCATCTCTTtatccccgtagacttttttTAAGCTGTGTATTAAAACTTGAcaagctgggggggggggggggggtcaaaggggaagtcttgggattttttcatactatagAATGGACATCGTCAGAACcaaaaggtatttataaataacgaATAATTTAATATGCGGCAGAAATATCTTGGCACAGACTATAGTttaatatataatgattttcaaaacgTCATTTCGATATCCAGTGTAAGGTCAgatgttatgtaatttttttgccATTGTGAAGATATTGACGGTTTTAGTTAAGGTTATAAAACACTGGTCACATGTGGACCACAAACATGTACAACATTACATCAACCGTAATTGCATGATCACACCATAATACTCAAAgattgattccttattccttattccTGAATCGCAAAAAAGTTTCAGTTAATTAAAGTTTTCAATGACACCtaatcaaataatattaataaagtgtgttttaattttatcaacttCCTAGAAGTGGTTAATCTGATACATAATATAATAGTATATCATATTCTATCATGCAACGCTGCACTAAATGTTGTACAATGATATTAACCTTAGCCTTCCATGTACAAATGTGTGATTTTAATAAGCCACTGTTATACTTAAAATTGCTTTGCTGTAACCAACAAGAGTAATGCCccttttttgtctttgttttacGAGTTATctaatgtttttgtattttggaATTCTTCAATGTTTTCGTTGAACCAACGTTTAacccattctctcaccagaggtcgtgctacaCAAGCTTCGCTTACACCTCTGGCAACGCCGGAAAAATAGTCTGTCACATGATCAAAACAAGCATGGCGAGCACATAGGCATTGTTGATTCGCTTCTTTTGTACAATCAGCGTGAAGGGAAGTCATCGACGGGCGATGACTTTGAGGACACGTTTAAAAACATCACAGGAGATGACATTGCTGCTGATTTATGTAAAATCATCGATGAATCGGTAGCATACAAAAACCATCTCTCAAACTAGATCATGtgatcatattttaattttttctatccGCAAAATAGTTCTCCCAGTAAaggtgaaataaaaataaataacggcgttaaagatttaaatttaaatatttataatcatattcatagacaaaatgaataattatatagattttaattacattttgtcCATCGTTTAAGTTTGTACAAAAATCTTGTATATCGGGCGTTCACAGAGGTGTGTTCGAAGCTTGtgtagcacgacctctggtgagagaatgcgTTTTACCCTGTTGATATACACGAGGTGCTCCATTTTCGTTTCCTTGATTTACGCCATCCTAGCCTGCTCAAAATGTAAGACTGATTAAATAAACTCATAGTTATGAATATCTCTGTTTCTTAGATGTGTAAATCAACTATTTTTAATCGAACACGGTTTAATACTTTAATCGATTCTCTGGCGGCCATATTTAAATGTGATATTTCTGTATATTTAGTatcaacaatttgttttaaaagtttctgaTATTTTAATAGATCTTGAATTTATTAAGTTTTCTGAAGATGTATTTTCTCTCTATTGACTCTTAAAGAagcttattaaaatataaatacatgtgacTGTGTGTGTATTGTATGACATGGTATTGTAATGGTGtctttatttgtgttttattttttgttacagcCTTTTACAATATGTTGGCACACGCTTCATCAATAAAGCTTAGAAGATCTCGTATGCTTTCCATGGTTAACTTAGCTGTTCTTCTAACAGCACaattacgtacatgtatatgcaaaacAATTTGTCACAgttaacattttaattaattaagaatatgttttaaaagtgttttaacATACTCTGTCTCTGATGTATCAGATGTATTTCCTATGTCAACTTTGGAATTTTCTGAGTGGCTATCAGTTGCTGCGTTGAGTTTCAAATCTTCTGTATGCCCATGAAGTGGCCAATTTGGCTTACTGCTAATTACTGGACTCTGCACTGGTGTGGAGATTGGCGTACCAGTATCCTTTGTGTCATGACCAGGCTTTTCAGTACATAATTGATTGGTAAACTTCTCAACAATTTCTTTGGCTAATCTGTTAACTGTGTTAGGTGTGTGGTCTTCAAGTGACTTCAGCATATGACAGACTTTTGATGATATACTCTGACTACCAAGGTATtcattgaattctttttttgtaattttttcatttttgtcagtATTAATACCAACAACCATAATGAATTTGTGGTTTTTACTTGCAGTATCAGAACTATCACCATCATcttcgtcatcatcatcatcatcatcatcatcatctaaCAGttctaaaaggagaaaaaagaCAAGTTAAGATTCAGTATTATGAAGTATAATACAGCAATTCTGATGCCATAGACACAAACATCTTAATTGGCATTtggcaaaaaatgaaaaaataattaatattcccTCTAAAATATGATATACTAGAAACTGCATGGCATGTATAACAATACTGTGTGCATAAGATTCAAACATGCAGACTAAAAACTATCCGATTTCCAGGAGAACatttatagaattaaaaaaaacccaggaatTTGTGCTATTGTTACCTTCAAGTTTGTTaggaattttgtttgttttttcattcCAGAAAGTTTTCCAGTGGACATCATCGACAATTACTATAAAGGAATCTGCTTTGCGAATGTGTCTTTTAATACGTCCGCCGGTATGAGTAAGtttatctaaagaaaaaaaaatataacagtcagactctatttaaaataaaaaactgtaccgtaataacaaaaattatcaaaggaaaaaagagatcaatgtcaatttttaaaaaaatgctttaggGTTGAATAAACATAAGGTGGTAttaagtatataattatatagaaattCAGATGAAAAGGGAAATGATTGAGGGATTTACAATATTATACACTACATACACAAGTGGTACATGTAATTGCTAATTTACAATACAAGAATATTCTCATGTTTCTGTTGTATctaatgtataaaaataatatctaatatattgcatcatttatcaaaatacctcaaaatacaatatatattgttGAATTAATAGTAAAAACGACATTCAATCATGAATAAGTTGAGTTTGTTGTTGGGTGGATCAGtcgaataaaatataaaaaaggttCAATGTTCTGCAGTCGAGGTGTGCATTATTATTGGAATTTTTCCTCatttaatacatgtgcatttacCTGCTGTCGCGTGTTTCTCCTCAATCCCATAAGAGATGACATTATCCTTGCCCAGGTGTCCACGTATTTCGTTGGCCAACTCAGAGCAAGTTCTATTTGCTACGTATAGTAATCCTGAAATTCATTCACATTGAACTATTAAGAGGCAttccaatgtacatgtatgtagtaagTGATAGTCAAACTAAAAGTTAATTATGCGAGTTGACGTACGTATATATAACAAAACTCCATGAGACACCACGCATGACTAATTAATATTCATGATTCGTGATTCCTCTTTGTTGTTAAAATTTTCGATAGTAATTGTAAAAAgcggtaacattatataaatatagtgTTTGTTTGGGTAACCGTTGAAATTggcaccccgagaaaaccattgtcaaccgactcGAAGCGGagattgacaatggttttcgaggcgtgtcaatttcaaaaatacaaaatttcaatgtcaatttcaaaaatacaaaatttacaacatgttgtaaattttgtatttacaccaacccagtaaattcaaaatttacaacatgacagttcTAAATAAATCTCTTAATTGGTAAGATCTTAAAATATTTGAGAACGTTTAtgtgtaatattaaatttattttaaacagttatatatatatatatattgttgtaCGTGCGCGGGCAAAGGTATgagtaaaattttcattttataattaatcGTACGTAATGCAAGTAAGCATCTATAAacgtataaaataaatatgacacatAAACGTTCAGAAATGTTTTACAAactttacaatcaatttttggCGTGTTTTTTGGCCAATTTTAGAGATATATTTAGAACTAAGGAGCATAACTcacactttgtttacattagaaacgcCATTTTACCGCAATGCAATATGGAGCCAAAGACCCCGTTCTCGTAGTTAACTCCGTTTTCGGAGTCCCGACTAGACTTCTAACCAGATTATCTATATTcagatatttgaaataaaaatgatacttTGATTTTACATGTTTACTCTACCAGGTGAAGATTCACTTTGAATTGTTATATATCTGTATAATTGATCTGAAGTAAGATGATAATTTTTAGGCACATTtggatgattaaaaaaatagagctacttttcaaaaagtcaacAAAAAGCATTTGTAAACAAAGGCACAGAAATTAGATTACCATATCAGTTCGGAGGTTTCATCTAAAGGTACTAACTtacattttaaagcaaaaacaaaacaagtgaTCCAGTTTCTTCATGTATTTGtgtcaatatttatataaaatacgaAAATTAGATGAACATCGTTTCAAATAATATCATCTGACTGTTCACTTACCCACATTCCTTAAGGTTGACATCCTAGCCCATAAACCCAGTCTACTTTCGATTTCCATAAATACGTCGGGTTCGAAtaagaatttattaaaaaaccCGAGTACCGATTAGACCCTAGTGGCCTAGTCACACTTTTAAAAGAGGTTCGCTCCTCTCTTTTTGGGTATCTATTTTATGTCACctcttatttaaatattttgcatcatatattgattctatttgtatatctatattttaaataccaaaaaaaaaaccatattgaataaaattgttaaaagaaaattttatatttacagaaTTTAGTAAAGGACTAACCTTTACATTTGCTGCTATATtctgtggcggaaggttttcaagaataaaaaaaacaattttcataactgaataAGTTTTAGAGTCCTGTTACTTTAGCCTCCTAATTTTCAGCCCAAACTAATCttccagatagtttgtgtattacgatatattcatgttgttctgaaaaacatttttgaactaTGTTTTGGTgtttctatcgatatattttggcatatttagcttatatttcataggAGTCAAGGaaaaattaactccaattttTTTGAAGATCATGtcatatctcaatttttttttttagatgtgatTCCTATACTTTATTCATATGAGACCTTAAATGCAcgtctatttgtatgca
The nucleotide sequence above comes from Magallana gigas chromosome 2, xbMagGiga1.1, whole genome shotgun sequence. Encoded proteins:
- the LOC105345395 gene encoding uncharacterized protein isoform X4 — translated: MEIESRLGLWARMSTLRNVGLLYVANRTCSELANEIRGHLGKDNVISYGIEEKHATADKLTHTGGRIKRHIRKADSFIVIVDDVHWKTFWNEKTNKIPNKLEELLDDDDDDDDDDEDDGDSSDTASKNHKFIMVVGINTDKNEKITKKEFNEYLGSQSISSKVCHMLKSLEDHTPNTVNRLAKEIVEKFTNQLCTEKPGHDTKDTGTPISTPVQSPVISSKPNWPLHGHTEDLKLNAATDSHSENSKVDIGNTSDTSETELGWRKSRKRKWSTSCISTGSTVPVTSSKYKDLQDKKPGVCLYIVELEFDPEDENVQMENRHASIAEFKKIKGAFEGLGCYVKKLTNPTKKAAENVLQKAKNWCVNLEPGFFVLIISTHGQEVPVITKENSSDQEKPSEGTSKERFKKEMVHQLFFHDGHTLSTKEIIQIFKPLSCPCTFFIQACRSRFGIEDHVNYDKGVAVLHKLNSGNMPEESQPESDSEDALKHIPLTDTIDARPSNIKLSKEDEEKRIRDITAFYKMKEFEEYMTWLKKTDAKSTASEDDSKEVQQLRETLKCDVFKPQETEDIMVLCKGYEKYTLDFFYPEPSVSDPAPCTNDSLVMFASAPGKEAYNRERQGGWLITNLVAQINETLNQKPEKVDLLTELIKVSGRVAFNYETETCRQTDSGHKSVPCLYHRLSEDIIIWPEEMKKAKQLAEKEGSDWKDFFDWDPNTDPKEDEQARIRVKDEV
- the LOC105345395 gene encoding uncharacterized protein isoform X2, yielding MEIESRLGLWARMSTLRNVGLLYVANRTCSELANEIRGHLGKDNVISYGIEEKHATADKLTHTGGRIKRHIRKADSFIVIVDDVHWKTFWNEKTNKIPNKLEELLDDDDDDDDDDEDDGDSSDTASKNHKFIMVVGINTDKNEKITKKEFNEYLGSQSISSKVCHMLKSLEDHTPNTVNRLAKEIVEKFTNQLCTEKPGHDTKDTGTPISTPVQSPVISSKPNWPLHGHTEDLKLNAATDSHSENSKVDIGNTSDTSETELGWRKSRKRKWSTSCISTGSTVPVTSSKYKDLQDKKPGVCLYIVELEFDPEDENVQMENRHASIAEFKKIKGAFEGLGCYVKKLTNPTKKAAENVLQKAKNWCVNLEPGFFVLIISTHGQEVQEKPSEGTSKERFKKEMVHQLFFHDGHTLSTKEIIQIFKPLSCPCTFFIQACRSRFGIEDHVNYDKGVAVLHKLNSGNMPEESQPESDSEDALKHIPLTDTIDARPSNIKLSKEDEEKRIRDITAFYKMKEFEEYMTWLKKTDAKSEDDSKEVQQLRETLKCDVFKPQKTDAKSTASEDDSKEVQQLRETLKCDVFKPQETEDIMVLCKGYEKYTLDFFYPEPSVSDPAPCTNDSLVMFASAPGKEAYNRERQGGWLITNLVAQINETLNQKPEKVDLLTELIKVSGRVAFNYETETCRQTDSGHKSVPCLYHRLSEDIIIWPEEMKKAKQLAEKEGSDWKDFFDWDPNTDPKEDEQARIRVKDEV
- the LOC105345395 gene encoding uncharacterized protein isoform X5, with translation MEIESRLGLWARMSTLRNVGLLYVANRTCSELANEIRGHLGKDNVISYGIEEKHATADKLTHTGGRIKRHIRKADSFIVIVDDVHWKTFWNEKTNKIPNKLEELLDDDDDDDDDDEDDGDSSDTASKNHKFIMVVGINTDKNEKITKKEFNEYLGSQSISSKVCHMLKSLEDHTPNTVNRLAKEIVEKFTNQLCTEKPGHDTKDTGTPISTPVQSPVISSKPNWPLHGHTEDLKLNAATDSHSENSKVDIGNTSDTSETELGWRKSRKRKWSTSCISTGSTVPVTSSKYKDLQDKKPGVCLYIVELEFDPEDENVQMENRHASIAEFKKIKGAFEGLGCYVKKLTNPTKKAAENVLQKAKNWCVNLEPGFFVLIISTHGQEVPVITKENSSDQEKPSEGTSKERFKKEMVHQLFFHDGHTLSTKEIIQIFKPLSCPCTFFIQACRSRFGIEDHVNYDKGVAVLHKLNSGNMPEESQPESDSEDALKHIPLTDTIDARPSNIKLSKEDEEKRIRDITAFYKMKEFEEYMTWLKKTDAKSEDDSKEVQQLRETLKCDVFKPQETEDIMVLCKGYEKYTLDFFYPEPSVSDPAPCTNDSLVMFASAPGKEAYNRERQGGWLITNLVAQINETLNQKPEKVDLLTELIKVSGRVAFNYETETCRQTDSGHKSVPCLYHRLSEDIIIWPEEMKKAKQLAEKEGSDWKDFFDWDPNTDPKEDEQARIRVKDEV
- the LOC105345395 gene encoding uncharacterized protein isoform X1, whose amino-acid sequence is MEIESRLGLWARMSTLRNVGLLYVANRTCSELANEIRGHLGKDNVISYGIEEKHATADKLTHTGGRIKRHIRKADSFIVIVDDVHWKTFWNEKTNKIPNKLEELLDDDDDDDDDDEDDGDSSDTASKNHKFIMVVGINTDKNEKITKKEFNEYLGSQSISSKVCHMLKSLEDHTPNTVNRLAKEIVEKFTNQLCTEKPGHDTKDTGTPISTPVQSPVISSKPNWPLHGHTEDLKLNAATDSHSENSKVDIGNTSDTSETELGWRKSRKRKWSTSCISTGSTVPVTSSKYKDLQDKKPGVCLYIVELEFDPEDENVQMENRHASIAEFKKIKGAFEGLGCYVKKLTNPTKKAAENVLQKAKNWCVNLEPGFFVLIISTHGQEVPVITKENSSDQEKPSEGTSKERFKKEMVHQLFFHDGHTLSTKEIIQIFKPLSCPCTFFIQACRSRFGIEDHVNYDKGVAVLHKLNSGNMPEESQPESDSEDALKHIPLTDTIDARPSNIKLSKEDEEKRIRDITAFYKMKEFEEYMTWLKKTDAKSEDDSKEVQQLRETLKCDVFKPQKTDAKSTASEDDSKEVQQLRETLKCDVFKPQETEDIMVLCKGYEKYTLDFFYPEPSVSDPAPCTNDSLVMFASAPGKEAYNRERQGGWLITNLVAQINETLNQKPEKVDLLTELIKVSGRVAFNYETETCRQTDSGHKSVPCLYHRLSEDIIIWPEEMKKAKQLAEKEGSDWKDFFDWDPNTDPKEDEQARIRVKDEV
- the LOC105345395 gene encoding uncharacterized protein isoform X3, giving the protein MEIESRLGLWARMSTLRNVGLLYVANRTCSELANEIRGHLGKDNVISYGIEEKHATADKLTHTGGRIKRHIRKADSFIVIVDDVHWKTFWNEKTNKIPNKLEELLDDDDDDDDDDEDDGDSSDTASKNHKFIMVVGINTDKNEKITKKEFNEYLGSQSISSKVCHMLKSLEDHTPNTVNRLAKEIVEKFTNQLCTEKPGHDTKDTGTPISTPVQSPVISSKPNWPLHGHTEDLKLNAATDSHSENSKVDIGNTSDTSETDSTVPVTSSKYKDLQDKKPGVCLYIVELEFDPEDENVQMENRHASIAEFKKIKGAFEGLGCYVKKLTNPTKKAAENVLQKAKNWCVNLEPGFFVLIISTHGQEVPVITKENSSDQEKPSEGTSKERFKKEMVHQLFFHDGHTLSTKEIIQIFKPLSCPCTFFIQACRSRFGIEDHVNYDKGVAVLHKLNSGNMPEESQPESDSEDALKHIPLTDTIDARPSNIKLSKEDEEKRIRDITAFYKMKEFEEYMTWLKKTDAKSEDDSKEVQQLRETLKCDVFKPQKTDAKSTASEDDSKEVQQLRETLKCDVFKPQETEDIMVLCKGYEKYTLDFFYPEPSVSDPAPCTNDSLVMFASAPGKEAYNRERQGGWLITNLVAQINETLNQKPEKVDLLTELIKVSGRVAFNYETETCRQTDSGHKSVPCLYHRLSEDIIIWPEEMKKAKQLAEKEGSDWKDFFDWDPNTDPKEDEQARIRVKDEV